Proteins encoded in a region of the Ralstonia pseudosolanacearum genome:
- a CDS encoding recombinase family protein, producing MLYGYARVSTQEQETHAQTDALSKAGVGFIFSEKRSGGSTVGRPELEKLLRVLKPGDQVIVYKLDRIARSLKDLLRIIERIEEKGAQFRSLTESLDTTTPAGRMLFHMVGAFAEFERELIRERTRAGMAAAAKRGVKLGRHYAMSREDEAEALRLWHSGQMTKTAIARMFGVHMSSVKRAIKRHQER from the coding sequence ATGTTGTACGGCTATGCCCGAGTCTCTACGCAAGAACAAGAGACTCACGCTCAAACCGACGCACTGTCAAAAGCAGGCGTCGGTTTTATTTTTTCCGAGAAGCGCAGCGGTGGCAGCACGGTCGGCAGACCAGAACTAGAAAAGCTGCTGCGCGTGCTCAAGCCCGGCGATCAGGTCATTGTCTACAAGCTCGACCGTATCGCGCGTTCGCTCAAGGACCTGCTGCGCATCATCGAGCGCATCGAAGAAAAGGGCGCTCAGTTCCGCTCACTCACCGAGTCGCTCGACACGACAACTCCCGCCGGCCGCATGCTCTTTCACATGGTCGGAGCCTTCGCGGAGTTTGAACGGGAACTGATCCGAGAACGCACCAGGGCAGGTATGGCTGCCGCTGCAAAGCGAGGTGTGAAGCTTGGCAGGCACTACGCCATGAGCAGAGAAGACGAAGCGGAAGCGCTCCGCCTATGGCACTCGGGCCAGATGACCAAGACGGCCATCGCACGCATGTTCGGCGTGCACATGAGCAGCGTCAAACGTGCAATTAAGCGCCATCAAGAGCGGTAG
- a CDS encoding DUF2726 domain-containing protein, with product MKVLLVLFCLVLVFVVLAAVAAKGKRGAIGKGVKVPLLATKPAVMDKWEAELYERLVVALEACHVFPQVAMSAFVKEAKRGDGSRNFFRPRYVDFLVCERRTFKPLYVIELDGKSHNSAQAKTDDAKRDAMLATAGISVKRYTSSKVDLATVLRDYMDVVGPALPPSATSPTQHPANSVATALDGA from the coding sequence GTGAAAGTACTGCTCGTGCTGTTCTGCTTGGTGCTGGTCTTTGTGGTGTTGGCGGCGGTTGCGGCGAAGGGCAAGCGCGGCGCGATTGGCAAGGGTGTAAAGGTGCCCTTGTTGGCGACTAAACCGGCTGTGATGGACAAGTGGGAAGCTGAGCTTTACGAGCGCTTGGTTGTCGCGTTGGAGGCGTGTCACGTGTTCCCACAGGTGGCCATGTCGGCGTTCGTGAAAGAGGCCAAGCGAGGTGATGGCAGTCGCAACTTTTTTAGACCTAGGTATGTCGATTTTTTGGTGTGTGAGCGCCGTACGTTTAAGCCGCTGTATGTGATTGAGTTGGACGGAAAATCACATAATTCAGCGCAAGCCAAAACGGATGATGCAAAACGTGATGCAATGCTTGCGACGGCTGGTATCTCTGTGAAGCGGTACACATCATCAAAAGTCGATCTTGCGACGGTGCTGCGTGACTATATGGACGTCGTTGGTCCCGCCCTTCCGCCGTCCGCCACCTCGCCTACGCAGCATCCAGCAAACTCGGTTGCTACCGCTCTTGATGGCGCTTAA
- a CDS encoding CopG family ribbon-helix-helix protein produces the protein MAHLDTRVLTAHVPVQLAERVDQIAERLERSRGWIMKQALSAWIDQEEERSRLTREALADVDAGTVIDHQAVQAWADSLSTSKPKKAPR, from the coding sequence ATGGCTCATCTTGACACCCGCGTGCTTACCGCCCATGTGCCGGTACAGTTGGCGGAACGAGTCGATCAGATTGCGGAGCGCCTTGAGCGGTCACGTGGTTGGATCATGAAACAAGCACTCTCTGCCTGGATCGATCAGGAAGAAGAGCGTAGCCGGTTGACGCGTGAGGCATTGGCCGATGTGGACGCAGGCACGGTGATCGACCATCAGGCCGTGCAAGCGTGGGCGGATAGCCTTTCGACAAGCAAACCGAAAAAGGCGCCGCGCTGA
- a CDS encoding NAD(P)H-dependent oxidoreductase → MDQMKKAFIINAHLKYPFSAGRLNTSLIERAAAHFKAKGYEVMTTIAEDGYDVAAELEKFKSANVFLLQMPLNWMGTSQAASTFMLACMVFVMPMRCASTGMRWWVWLKVTSIFKGRTARAVSASAVRTRWRRTFPSTSPRGQAIGSMSGVTGLPRGSTCRSVSLSVSTGQRPMKSLSPMHWMTRCVGWLGTAQTSKG, encoded by the coding sequence ATGGACCAAATGAAGAAAGCGTTCATCATCAATGCACACCTCAAGTACCCGTTCTCTGCGGGCAGGTTGAATACCAGCCTGATCGAGCGCGCCGCTGCGCATTTCAAGGCAAAAGGCTACGAGGTCATGACGACGATTGCCGAGGACGGCTACGACGTGGCCGCAGAACTGGAAAAGTTCAAGTCGGCCAACGTGTTTCTCCTGCAGATGCCGTTGAATTGGATGGGCACCAGTCAGGCGGCATCCACATTCATGCTGGCGTGCATGGTTTTCGTGATGCCGATGCGTTGCGCGAGCACTGGTATGCGGTGGTGGGTGTGGCTGAAGGTAACGTCGATATTCAAGGGCCGAACAGCAAGGGCCGTAAGCGCATCAGCGGTGCGCACAAGGTGGCGGCGTACCTTTCCAAGTACATCACCAAGGGGACAGGCCATCGGCTCAATGAGCGGCGTTACTGGGCTTCCAAGGGGATCGACATGCCGGAGCGTTTCACTATCGGTCAGTACCGGTCAGAGACCGATGAAAAGTCTTTCACCGATGCATTGGATGACACGATGCGTTGGCTGGTTGGGAACGGCGCAAACTTCCAAGGGATGA
- a CDS encoding type II toxin-antitoxin system RelE/ParE family toxin — protein sequence MEVKWTGKAVSDITRLYEFLSQVNKPAAIRVVQSLTGAPKSLVVNPRIGEQLDEFEPREVRRIIVGQYEMRYAIRGSVIYVLRLWHTREDR from the coding sequence ATGGAGGTCAAGTGGACTGGCAAAGCGGTATCGGACATCACGCGCCTGTACGAATTTCTCTCGCAGGTCAATAAGCCTGCGGCTATCCGCGTAGTGCAGTCTCTGACTGGCGCACCGAAATCGTTGGTGGTGAACCCGCGTATTGGTGAGCAGTTAGATGAGTTTGAGCCGCGTGAGGTTCGTCGCATCATCGTGGGTCAGTACGAGATGCGGTATGCGATTCGTGGTTCGGTCATTTACGTGCTGCGTTTGTGGCACACGCGCGAGGATCGCTAG
- the trxB gene encoding thioredoxin-disulfide reductase, which translates to MAKHAKVLILGSGPAGYTAAIYAARANLNPMLITGLAQGGQLMTTTEVENWPADREGLQGPELMQRFLEHAERFSTDVVFDHIHTAHLTEKPIRLVGDSGEYTCDALIISTGASAQYLGLPSEETFSGRGVSACATCDGFFYKGQEVAVVGGGNTAVEEALYLANIASKVTLIHRRDKFRAEPILVDRLLEQQKKGKIEIKYNTVLDEVLGDNSGVTGVRLRGVNGNPAGAEDVKLAGVFIAIGHKPNTDLFKGQLDMNDTGYLRTQSGLVGNATATNIPGVFAAGDVQDHIYRQAITSAGTGCMAALDAQRYLENQE; encoded by the coding sequence ATGGCAAAACACGCAAAAGTGCTGATCCTCGGCTCCGGCCCCGCCGGCTACACGGCCGCCATCTACGCCGCACGGGCCAACCTGAACCCGATGCTGATCACCGGCCTGGCGCAGGGCGGCCAGCTGATGACCACCACCGAGGTGGAAAACTGGCCCGCCGACAGGGAAGGCCTGCAGGGCCCCGAGCTGATGCAGCGCTTCCTGGAGCACGCCGAGCGCTTCAGCACCGACGTGGTGTTCGACCACATCCACACCGCGCACCTGACCGAAAAGCCCATCCGCCTGGTGGGGGATTCCGGCGAGTACACCTGCGACGCACTGATCATCTCCACCGGCGCCTCGGCCCAGTACCTGGGGCTGCCGTCGGAAGAGACCTTCTCGGGCCGCGGCGTGTCCGCCTGCGCCACCTGCGACGGCTTCTTCTACAAGGGGCAGGAAGTGGCCGTGGTGGGCGGCGGCAACACCGCCGTGGAAGAAGCGCTGTACCTGGCCAACATCGCCTCCAAGGTGACGTTGATCCACCGCCGCGACAAGTTCCGCGCCGAGCCCATCCTGGTCGACCGCCTGCTCGAGCAGCAGAAGAAGGGCAAGATCGAGATCAAGTACAACACCGTGCTCGACGAAGTGCTCGGCGACAACTCCGGCGTGACCGGCGTGCGCCTGCGCGGCGTGAACGGCAACCCGGCCGGCGCGGAAGACGTCAAGCTGGCCGGCGTCTTCATCGCCATCGGCCACAAGCCGAACACCGACCTGTTCAAGGGCCAACTGGACATGAACGATACCGGCTACCTCCGCACGCAGAGCGGCCTGGTCGGCAACGCCACGGCCACCAACATCCCGGGCGTGTTCGCCGCCGGCGACGTGCAGGACCACATCTACCGCCAGGCCATCACCAGCGCCGGCACGGGCTGCATGGCCGCGCTGGACGCCCAGCGCTACCTGGAAAACCAGGAATAA
- a CDS encoding DNA translocase FtsK: MARASTTPTTRTDPAALPSRIGRLLGEVRWFLLLAVTIAFLIILLSYDKADHGWSHASPVDDVHNLGGRVGAWLADVLLFVFGASAYWWALLLLRRVWRGWRELMSDERVPRVATPRVDAGVTWFGFALILSASMGLEAIRMHTLHMKLPRAPGGVLGDLIGGSLQHALGFTGGTLLLLLMFTVGLSLFFHFSWLNLAEQIGAGVETLFVGFKTRRENKQDRAIGEAAKVEREEVVETRRVRIEEAPPVQIVRPVAVVKSERVEREKQQPLFVDIQDSDLPPLALLDAVPPAQETVSAETLEFTSRLIEKKLKDFGVEVTVVAAYPGPVITRYEIEPATGVKGSQIVNLAKDLARSLSLVSVRVVETIPGKNYMGLELPNPKRQAVRLAEILGSQVYNESASQLTMALGKDIAGKPVVADLAKMPHCMVAGTTGSGKSVGINAMILSLLYKARADAVRLILIDPKMLELSIYEGIPHLLCPVVTDMRQAGHALNWAVGEMERRYKLMSKMGVRNLAGFNKKIEEAAAREEKIPNPFSLTPDAPEPLDKLPMIVIVIDELADLMMVVGKKVEELIARIAQKARAAGIHLVLATQRPSVDVITGLIKANVPTRIAFQVSSKIDSRTILDQQGAEALLGMGDMLYLAPGTGLPVRVHGAFVSDDEVHRVVENLKSQGEPNYIEGLLEGGTADGEGGGDGFGGGAGLAGGGAGEADPLYDQAVDVVLKNRRASISLVQRHLRIGYNRAARLLEDMEKAGLVSAMSGNGNREILAPNRNGNVVEEE, encoded by the coding sequence ATGGCTCGAGCTTCCACCACTCCGACGACCCGTACCGATCCCGCTGCGCTGCCGTCCCGCATCGGCCGGCTGCTGGGCGAGGTCCGCTGGTTCCTGTTGCTGGCGGTGACCATCGCCTTCCTGATCATCCTGCTGTCGTACGACAAGGCCGACCACGGCTGGTCCCACGCCAGCCCGGTCGACGACGTGCACAACCTGGGCGGCCGCGTCGGCGCCTGGTTGGCCGACGTGCTGCTGTTCGTGTTCGGTGCCTCGGCCTACTGGTGGGCGCTGCTGCTGTTGCGCCGCGTCTGGCGCGGCTGGCGCGAGTTGATGTCCGACGAGCGCGTGCCGCGCGTCGCCACGCCGCGCGTGGATGCCGGCGTCACCTGGTTCGGCTTCGCGCTGATCCTGTCGGCCAGCATGGGGCTGGAAGCCATCCGCATGCATACGCTGCACATGAAGCTGCCGCGCGCGCCGGGCGGCGTGCTGGGCGACCTGATCGGCGGATCGCTGCAGCATGCGCTGGGCTTCACCGGCGGCACGCTGCTGCTGCTGCTGATGTTCACGGTGGGCCTGTCGCTGTTTTTCCATTTCTCCTGGCTGAATCTGGCCGAGCAGATTGGCGCGGGCGTCGAGACGCTGTTCGTCGGCTTCAAGACCCGCCGCGAGAACAAGCAGGACCGTGCCATTGGCGAAGCGGCCAAGGTCGAGCGCGAGGAGGTGGTCGAAACCCGCCGCGTGCGCATCGAAGAGGCGCCGCCGGTGCAGATCGTGCGCCCGGTCGCCGTGGTCAAGAGCGAGCGCGTGGAGCGCGAGAAGCAGCAGCCGCTGTTCGTCGACATCCAGGACTCCGACCTGCCGCCGCTGGCGCTGCTGGACGCGGTGCCGCCCGCACAGGAAACCGTCAGCGCCGAGACGCTGGAATTCACCTCGCGCCTGATCGAGAAGAAGCTCAAGGACTTCGGCGTCGAGGTCACGGTGGTGGCGGCCTATCCGGGCCCGGTCATCACCCGCTACGAGATCGAGCCGGCCACCGGCGTGAAGGGCAGCCAGATCGTCAACCTGGCCAAGGATCTGGCGCGCTCGCTGTCGCTGGTGTCGGTCCGCGTGGTGGAGACCATTCCCGGCAAGAACTACATGGGCCTGGAGTTGCCGAACCCGAAGCGGCAGGCCGTGCGCCTGGCGGAGATTCTCGGCTCGCAGGTCTACAACGAAAGCGCTTCGCAGCTGACGATGGCGCTGGGCAAGGACATCGCCGGCAAGCCGGTGGTGGCGGACCTGGCCAAGATGCCGCACTGCATGGTGGCCGGCACCACGGGCTCGGGCAAGTCGGTCGGGATCAACGCGATGATCCTGTCGCTGCTGTACAAGGCCCGCGCCGATGCGGTGCGCCTGATCCTGATCGACCCGAAGATGCTGGAGCTGAGCATCTACGAAGGCATTCCGCACCTGCTGTGCCCGGTGGTGACCGACATGCGCCAGGCCGGCCACGCCCTGAACTGGGCGGTGGGCGAGATGGAGCGCCGCTACAAGCTGATGAGCAAGATGGGCGTGCGCAACCTGGCGGGCTTCAACAAGAAGATCGAAGAGGCCGCCGCGCGCGAGGAGAAGATTCCCAACCCGTTCAGCCTGACGCCCGACGCGCCCGAGCCGCTCGACAAGCTGCCGATGATCGTCATCGTCATCGACGAGCTGGCCGACCTGATGATGGTGGTCGGCAAGAAGGTCGAAGAGCTGATCGCGCGGATCGCGCAGAAGGCGCGCGCGGCCGGCATCCACCTGGTGCTGGCGACGCAGCGCCCGTCCGTAGACGTGATCACCGGCCTGATCAAGGCCAACGTGCCGACGCGGATCGCCTTCCAGGTGAGCAGCAAGATCGACTCGCGCACGATTCTCGACCAGCAGGGCGCGGAAGCGCTGCTGGGCATGGGCGACATGCTGTACCTGGCGCCGGGCACCGGCCTGCCGGTGCGCGTGCACGGGGCCTTCGTGTCGGACGATGAGGTGCACCGCGTGGTGGAGAACCTCAAGTCGCAGGGCGAGCCGAACTACATCGAGGGCCTCCTCGAGGGCGGCACGGCCGATGGCGAAGGCGGCGGCGATGGCTTCGGCGGTGGCGCGGGGCTCGCGGGCGGCGGTGCCGGCGAGGCCGATCCGCTGTACGACCAGGCCGTCGACGTGGTGCTGAAGAACCGGCGCGCGTCGATCTCGCTGGTGCAGCGCCATTTGCGCATCGGCTACAACCGTGCGGCGCGCCTGCTCGAAGACATGGAGAAGGCCGGTCTGGTGTCGGCCATGTCGGGCAACGGCAACCGCGAAATCCTGGCGCCCAACCGCAACGGCAACGTCGTCGAAGAGGAATGA
- a CDS encoding replication-associated recombination protein A codes for MNASLFPDAPPAHMPLAERLRPHSVDEVIGQQHLLGPSKPLRVAFASGEPHSMILWGPPGVGKTTLARLMADAFDAEFIALSAVLSGVKDIREAVERAEQFRAHGRRTLVFVDEVHRFNKSQQDAFLPHVESGLFTFIGATTENPSFEVNGALLSRAAVYVLKSLSDDELKQLAERARQELGGLEWAPAALDAVVASADGDGRKLLNNIEIVTRAARAQAEGETVPAIDEALLASALSENLRRFDKGGDAFYDQISALHKSVRGSDPDAALYWFCRMLDGGADPRYLARRIVRMAWEDIGLADPRAGRITLDAAETYERLGSPEGELALAQALIYLAIAPKSNAGYNAYNAARAFVGHDKSRAVPVHLRNAPTRLMKELGYGHAYRYAHDEPEAYAAGETYFPDDLSPQGWYVPTPRGLEGKIGDKLRHLRELDAQWLAQQKNKSSRDD; via the coding sequence ATGAACGCTTCTCTTTTCCCGGACGCGCCGCCCGCCCACATGCCGCTGGCGGAGCGCCTGCGCCCGCATTCCGTCGACGAGGTCATCGGCCAGCAGCACCTGCTCGGGCCGAGCAAGCCGCTGCGTGTGGCGTTCGCCTCGGGCGAGCCGCATTCGATGATCCTGTGGGGGCCGCCGGGGGTGGGCAAGACCACGCTGGCCCGGCTGATGGCCGATGCCTTCGACGCGGAGTTCATCGCGCTGTCCGCGGTGCTGTCGGGCGTCAAGGACATCCGCGAGGCGGTGGAGCGGGCCGAGCAGTTTCGCGCGCACGGCCGCCGCACGCTGGTGTTCGTCGACGAGGTGCACCGCTTCAACAAGAGCCAGCAGGACGCCTTCCTGCCGCACGTGGAGAGCGGCCTGTTCACCTTCATCGGCGCGACCACCGAGAACCCGTCGTTCGAGGTGAACGGCGCGCTGCTGTCGCGGGCCGCGGTCTATGTGCTCAAGAGCCTGTCGGACGACGAGCTCAAGCAGCTGGCCGAGCGCGCGCGACAGGAACTGGGCGGCCTGGAATGGGCGCCCGCCGCGCTCGATGCCGTGGTCGCCTCCGCCGATGGCGATGGCCGCAAGCTGCTGAACAACATCGAGATCGTCACCCGCGCCGCGCGCGCGCAGGCCGAGGGCGAGACCGTGCCGGCCATCGACGAGGCGCTGCTGGCCTCCGCGCTGTCGGAGAACCTGCGCCGTTTCGACAAGGGCGGCGATGCCTTCTACGACCAGATCAGCGCGCTGCACAAGTCGGTGCGCGGCTCCGATCCGGACGCGGCGCTGTACTGGTTCTGCCGCATGCTCGACGGCGGCGCCGATCCGCGCTATCTGGCGCGCCGCATCGTTCGCATGGCCTGGGAAGACATCGGCCTGGCCGATCCGCGCGCTGGGCGCATCACGCTGGATGCCGCCGAGACCTACGAGCGCCTGGGCTCGCCCGAAGGCGAGCTGGCGCTGGCGCAGGCGCTGATCTACCTGGCCATCGCGCCCAAGTCCAACGCCGGCTACAACGCCTACAACGCGGCGCGCGCCTTCGTCGGCCACGACAAGTCGCGGGCGGTGCCGGTCCACCTGCGCAACGCGCCGACCCGGCTGATGAAAGAGCTCGGCTACGGCCACGCCTACCGCTACGCCCACGACGAGCCCGAAGCCTACGCCGCCGGCGAGACCTACTTCCCCGACGACCTGTCGCCCCAAGGCTGGTATGTGCCGACGCCGCGTGGGCTGGAGGGCAAGATCGGCGACAAGCTGCGGCATCTGCGCGAGCTGGACGCGCAATGGCTGGCGCAGCAGAAGAACAAATCCTCCCGCGACGACTGA
- the istA gene encoding IS21 family transposase — protein MLTQEQAVEIKVLARRGTAVREIARQTGLSRNTVRRYLRDGQAGRYKERQPRPTKLDPFKGYLLERVAAARPHWIPATVLLRELQEAGYEGGISQLKAFLAPHKHVAAEPVVRFETPAGKQMQADFTVIRRGRAPLLALVATLGYSRASFVRFTTGEDATTLCECLREAFIYFGGTPEQVLFDNAKSVVIERDAFGVGQHRWNTQLLALAETYGFTPKVCRPYRAKTKGKVERFNRYLKESFVVPLAATLKQAGLKLDVEAANARIGRWLAEVANVRVHATTHERPAARLPAEQAALLPLPTSTSMPVSAAPKLRRVLPRESLQHPLAVYDALLEAAA, from the coding sequence ATGCTGACTCAGGAGCAAGCAGTGGAAATCAAGGTATTGGCAAGACGGGGTACGGCGGTACGGGAGATAGCGCGGCAAACGGGTCTATCGCGCAATACGGTGCGGCGTTATCTGCGCGATGGGCAGGCCGGCCGTTACAAGGAGCGCCAGCCACGCCCAACCAAGCTCGACCCGTTCAAGGGCTATCTGCTCGAACGTGTCGCCGCCGCGCGGCCACACTGGATTCCGGCAACGGTGCTGCTTCGGGAGTTGCAGGAGGCCGGCTATGAAGGCGGCATCAGCCAGCTCAAGGCATTCCTGGCGCCGCATAAGCATGTGGCAGCCGAGCCGGTGGTGCGCTTCGAGACTCCTGCGGGCAAGCAGATGCAAGCCGACTTCACCGTCATCCGTCGTGGCCGCGCACCGCTGTTGGCGCTGGTGGCGACGCTGGGATACAGCCGTGCGAGTTTCGTGCGCTTCACCACCGGCGAGGACGCCACGACGTTGTGCGAATGCCTGCGCGAAGCGTTCATCTACTTCGGCGGCACACCCGAGCAGGTGCTGTTCGATAACGCGAAGTCCGTGGTTATTGAACGTGATGCGTTTGGCGTTGGCCAGCATCGATGGAACACGCAGTTGCTCGCTCTGGCCGAGACCTACGGCTTCACGCCGAAGGTGTGCCGACCCTACCGGGCCAAGACCAAGGGCAAGGTCGAGCGCTTCAACCGCTATCTGAAGGAGAGCTTCGTGGTGCCGCTGGCGGCCACGCTCAAACAGGCGGGGCTGAAGCTGGACGTCGAGGCCGCCAATGCACGCATCGGCCGGTGGCTTGCGGAGGTCGCCAACGTGCGTGTGCACGCCACCACGCATGAACGGCCGGCCGCGAGGCTGCCAGCGGAACAGGCAGCGCTGCTGCCGTTGCCCACGTCAACGTCGATGCCCGTGTCAGCGGCCCCGAAGCTGCGCCGTGTGCTGCCGCGCGAGAGCTTGCAGCATCCGCTGGCCGTGTATGACGCGTTGCTGGAGGCCGCTGCATGA
- a CDS encoding alpha/beta hydrolase yields the protein MGQFYIGANNKDYPTPSGFSHIVADNEGFLTLTEEGVSKHLAQDVEADQTRLMTAVQTPTQSKNFEDKVSVAAWKTRPSWYVVSEKDHMLQPDLQRAMAKKIQASIVSLPASHVPQLSKPADVADAILAAAEAASR from the coding sequence GTGGGTCAGTTTTACATCGGCGCTAACAACAAGGACTATCCGACGCCTTCGGGCTTCAGCCATATCGTTGCTGACAATGAGGGCTTTCTGACGCTCACCGAAGAGGGCGTGTCCAAGCACCTCGCGCAGGACGTGGAAGCCGATCAAACCAGGCTGATGACTGCAGTCCAAACGCCCACCCAGTCCAAGAACTTCGAAGACAAGGTCTCGGTGGCGGCCTGGAAGACAAGGCCCTCTTGGTACGTGGTGAGCGAGAAGGACCACATGCTCCAGCCCGACCTGCAGCGCGCAATGGCTAAGAAGATTCAGGCAAGCATCGTGAGCCTGCCCGCAAGCCACGTGCCTCAGCTCTCGAAGCCGGCGGACGTTGCCGACGCGATTCTCGCCGCAGCGGAGGCGGCGTCTCGCTGA
- the serS gene encoding serine--tRNA ligase: MLDIQLLRKDIDAVAARLNDRGYELDVAGFAALEAERKAIQTRTEELQARRNSLSKQIGMLKGKGEDASAVMAEVAGIGDELKASAAQLDVVQGRLQDLLLSIPNVPHESVPAGKNETENVEVRREGAPRAFDFAVKDHVDLGAALGLDFDVAAKLSGSRFAVLKGPVARLHRALAQFMLDTHTQEHGYTEAYVPYIVNAASMRGTGQLPKFEEDLFRVPRKMGQATEAEAGEHVENFYLIPTAEVPLTNLVRDEIVAGDALPMKFAAHSPCFRSEAGSYGKDTRGMIRQHQFDKVEMVQIVQPETSFEALDAMTHHAENILRKLELPFRTVVLCTGDMGFGSTKTYDIEVWIPAQNTYREISSCSNMGDFQARRMQARFRNAQGKPELLHTLNGSGLAVGRTLVAVLENYQNADGSVTVPAALRPYLGGQEVLKPAA; encoded by the coding sequence ATGCTCGACATCCAACTGCTCCGCAAAGACATCGACGCCGTCGCCGCGCGCCTGAACGACCGCGGCTACGAACTCGACGTGGCCGGCTTCGCCGCGCTCGAAGCGGAACGCAAGGCCATTCAGACCCGTACCGAAGAACTGCAGGCGCGCCGCAACAGCCTGTCCAAGCAGATCGGCATGCTCAAGGGCAAGGGCGAGGACGCCTCGGCGGTGATGGCGGAAGTCGCCGGCATCGGCGACGAACTCAAGGCCTCGGCCGCGCAGCTCGACGTGGTGCAGGGCCGGCTGCAGGACCTGCTGCTGTCGATCCCGAACGTGCCGCACGAGAGCGTGCCGGCCGGCAAGAACGAAACCGAGAACGTCGAGGTGCGCCGCGAGGGCGCGCCGCGCGCGTTCGACTTCGCGGTCAAGGACCACGTCGATCTGGGCGCCGCGCTGGGGCTGGATTTCGATGTGGCCGCCAAGCTGAGCGGCTCGCGCTTCGCGGTGCTCAAGGGCCCGGTGGCGCGCCTGCATCGCGCGCTCGCGCAGTTCATGCTCGACACCCACACGCAGGAGCACGGTTATACCGAGGCCTACGTGCCCTACATCGTCAATGCCGCGTCGATGCGCGGCACCGGCCAGCTGCCGAAGTTCGAGGAAGACCTGTTCCGCGTGCCCCGCAAGATGGGGCAGGCCACCGAAGCCGAGGCCGGCGAGCACGTCGAGAACTTCTACCTGATCCCGACCGCCGAGGTGCCGCTGACCAACCTCGTGCGCGATGAGATCGTCGCGGGCGATGCGCTGCCGATGAAGTTCGCCGCGCATTCGCCGTGCTTCCGCTCGGAGGCCGGCTCGTACGGCAAGGACACGCGCGGCATGATCCGCCAGCACCAGTTCGACAAGGTCGAGATGGTGCAGATCGTGCAGCCGGAGACGTCGTTCGAGGCGCTGGACGCCATGACGCACCATGCGGAGAACATCCTGCGCAAGCTGGAGCTGCCGTTCCGCACCGTCGTGCTGTGCACCGGCGACATGGGCTTCGGCAGCACCAAGACGTACGACATCGAGGTGTGGATCCCCGCGCAGAACACCTATCGCGAGATCAGCTCGTGTTCCAACATGGGCGATTTCCAGGCGCGCCGCATGCAGGCCCGCTTCCGCAACGCGCAGGGCAAGCCGGAGCTGCTGCATACGCTCAACGGCTCCGGCCTCGCCGTGGGCCGCACGCTGGTGGCCGTGCTGGAGAACTACCAGAACGCCGACGGCTCGGTGACGGTGCCGGCGGCGCTGCGCCCGTACCTGGGCGGCCAGGAGGTACTGAAACCGGCGGCCTGA
- the lolA gene encoding outer membrane lipoprotein chaperone LolA — translation MFVLKARHLMAAGLVSLAAWSAGAQAGAIEQLNAFVSNVTTARGEFVQRQVKGGANGSPLRVAGTSSGDFTFSRPGRFVWRYVKPYEQQLSADGQMLYIYDKDLSQVTERKLDASLGSSPAAILFGSNDLAKNFVLKEGGTKDGIDWVELTPKAKDTQFERVAIGFRAGELEGMELHDAFGNTTLLTFSHIQKNPQLPANAFRFVPPKGADVIKQ, via the coding sequence ATGTTTGTGTTGAAAGCACGTCACCTGATGGCTGCCGGACTGGTGTCGCTGGCAGCGTGGTCGGCCGGCGCCCAGGCCGGCGCGATCGAGCAGCTCAATGCCTTCGTCAGCAACGTCACCACCGCGCGCGGCGAGTTCGTCCAGCGGCAGGTGAAGGGCGGCGCCAACGGCAGCCCGCTGCGCGTGGCCGGCACCTCCAGCGGCGACTTCACCTTCTCGCGCCCGGGCCGCTTCGTCTGGCGCTACGTGAAGCCCTATGAGCAGCAACTGTCGGCCGACGGCCAGATGCTCTATATCTACGACAAGGACCTGAGCCAGGTCACGGAGCGCAAGCTCGATGCCTCGCTCGGCTCCAGCCCGGCCGCGATCCTGTTCGGCAGCAACGATCTGGCGAAGAACTTCGTGCTCAAGGAAGGCGGTACCAAGGACGGCATCGACTGGGTCGAGCTGACGCCCAAGGCGAAAGACACCCAGTTCGAGCGCGTCGCCATCGGCTTCCGCGCGGGCGAGCTGGAGGGCATGGAGTTGCATGATGCGTTCGGCAACACCACGCTGCTGACGTTCTCGCATATCCAGAAGAATCCGCAACTGCCGGCCAACGCGTTCCGCTTCGTGCCGCCCAAGGGGGCCGACGTCATCAAGCAGTAA